A genomic region of Deltaproteobacteria bacterium contains the following coding sequences:
- a CDS encoding cytochrome C, translating to MASGPAKKVAYDGGTKGKVVFDGKSHAGAGLSCANCHTKPKLFTMKKTALKMAEMNKGKSCGACHDGKSKAFGVKECAKCHKK from the coding sequence ATGGCTTCGGGTCCCGCGAAAAAAGTTGCCTATGACGGAGGAACAAAGGGCAAGGTCGTGTTCGATGGCAAATCCCACGCCGGTGCCGGTCTTTCGTGCGCCAACTGCCATACGAAGCCCAAACTCTTCACTATGAAGAAAACTGCGCTCAAGATGGCGGAGATGAACAAAGGTAAGTCCTGTGGCGCCTGCCACGATGGCAAGTCCAAGGCTTTTGGCGTTAAAGAATGCGCTAAATGCCATAAGAAATAA
- a CDS encoding cytochrome c biogenesis protein ResB: MLAIKDFVSANKSDKATKRNFTDRMWNFFTSLKSVILLLLILSVLSIVGTIIEQNKPLQEYYEVFKPSTVALFNSLGLFDMYHSWWFISCLGLLALNIIACTMDRYAPIMSGLREKNLILDEALEKTLNPKDKIKYALPVDEVEKKVLELAGKSFGGQAVVTITEDGSRHYFFEKGKYSRLAFFFTHISVLIIFVGALVGSCFGFKGYVNIYEGETIGRLETRTGQIKTLDFSVKCNAFTADFYPNGMPRDYISDLSVIKDGKEVLRKNIKVNDPLSFQGITFYQSSYGSLPYGKELELKTYTGLQVNKDPGEWFVWVGSLLLVGGIMAAFFVSHKKLWVCLRKDKKGRTELSIGGAVNKNRAVFVREVEGIIQRLKEVA; this comes from the coding sequence TTGTTAGCAATAAAGGATTTTGTGTCCGCGAATAAATCAGATAAGGCGACGAAACGTAATTTTACAGACAGGATGTGGAATTTCTTCACCTCCCTGAAGTCAGTCATCCTGCTGCTGCTTATCCTTTCGGTACTCTCCATCGTCGGCACCATCATTGAGCAGAATAAACCGCTGCAAGAATATTACGAGGTTTTTAAACCTTCGACGGTGGCGCTTTTCAACAGCCTCGGGCTTTTCGACATGTATCACAGTTGGTGGTTCATCTCCTGTCTGGGCCTGCTGGCCCTGAATATCATTGCCTGTACGATGGATCGTTATGCCCCCATCATGAGCGGGTTGAGGGAAAAAAACCTGATCCTGGACGAGGCCCTGGAAAAAACTCTAAACCCGAAGGACAAGATCAAATATGCCCTTCCCGTGGATGAGGTTGAAAAAAAAGTGCTGGAGCTGGCGGGGAAAAGCTTTGGCGGCCAAGCCGTAGTGACGATTACCGAAGACGGCAGCCGGCACTATTTCTTTGAAAAGGGGAAGTATTCGCGGCTGGCCTTTTTTTTCACCCACATAAGCGTGCTTATAATTTTTGTCGGCGCCCTGGTCGGGTCTTGTTTCGGTTTCAAAGGATACGTAAACATTTATGAAGGGGAGACGATAGGCCGCCTGGAAACGAGGACGGGGCAAATTAAAACTCTCGATTTCTCGGTAAAGTGCAATGCCTTTACCGCCGATTTTTACCCCAACGGGATGCCCAGGGATTATATCAGCGATCTTTCTGTCATCAAGGACGGCAAGGAGGTACTGCGGAAAAATATCAAGGTCAACGATCCCTTGAGTTTTCAGGGGATTACCTTCTACCAGTCCAGCTATGGGTCCCTTCCCTACGGTAAAGAACTGGAGTTGAAAACGTACACGGGCCTGCAGGTAAATAAGGATCCCGGTGAATGGTTTGTCTGGGTGGGTTCGCTGCTTTTGGTCGGCGGCATCATGGCGGCTTTTTTTGTGTCGCACAAAAAGCTCTGGGTATGCCTGAGAAAGGACAAGAAAGGCCGGACGGAATTAAGCATCGGCGGAGCGGTTAATAAAAACCGCGCTGTCTTTGTCCGGGAAGTGGAAGGCATCATTCAGAGACTTAAGGAGGTTGCATGA